One genomic region from Tripterygium wilfordii isolate XIE 37 chromosome 20, ASM1340144v1, whole genome shotgun sequence encodes:
- the LOC119986700 gene encoding probable LRR receptor-like serine/threonine-protein kinase At1g74360, which yields MMTEDETDSWRVCLIMVLLLIITGTAVVAGDSLDTDRDVLMNLKTFLEQGNQVNRGRYSQWNKFGSNPCNWDGVFCSLDGTRVTGLDLTDNNISGKIFSNFSALTQLSHLDLSKNTLYGSIPDDFTTCHNLVYLNLSHNILEGELNLTGLYSLEVLDLSVNRIGGDIGLSFPAICSRLIVANISNNNLNGSISNGTFDGCLNLQYLDISSNSLSGGLWNGFARLKELSVAENHQLGGEISDLFFSVDTCNLEVLDLSENSFVGSVPGSISNCRNLVILNLSRNKFTGQIPSQLGSVTSLEALFLGSNNFSRDLPESLLNLTKLTFLDLSNNTYGGDIQDIIGRFTNVKFLVLNGNSYTGGIDSSGILKLPNVSRLDLSYNNFSGSLPVEFSQMLSLKFLILAYNQFNATIPSEFGNLQNLQALDLSFNRLSGFIPSSLGKLDSLLWLMLADNLLTGNIPRELGNCSSLLWLNLSNNKLSGTIPPELMNIGRNATATFMSNRQDDKMILGGSDCLEMTRWIPADYPPFSFVYTILTTKKCRSLWDQLLKGTGIFPVCAPESSVRTFEISGYLLLSGNRLSGKVPVELGNLKNFSMLHLGFNEMYGEIPPEIAQVRLVVFNVTQNKFSGEIPTELGTLKCLLNLDLSYNNFSGAFPASLNNLTDLSKFNVSYNPLISGVIPTTGQLATFEKESYLGDPFLVLPEFIRNSTNNTTGKTKSGGRDGKHTMWTSFLVSLTLTFIFLTFGVLAIIGFMYVKSPAETAGYLLEEAKYSQAFAASSSGSSPWLSDAVKVIRLDKTAFTHADILKATGNFSHSRVIGRGGSGTVYRGVLPDGREVAVKKLQREGTEGEKEFRAEMEVLSGKGFGWPHPNLVTLYGWCLDGSEKILVYEYMEGGSLEDLVPDRLRLTWKRRIDIVIDVAKALVFLHHECYPAIVHRDVKANNVLLDEDGKARVTDFGLARVVGAGNSHVSTMVAGTVGYVAPEYGQTWKATTKGDVYSYGVLVMELATGRRAVDGAEECLVEWGRRVMGYGHGQRTMIPVVVLGSGLAEGAEEMCELLRIGVRCTAEAPQARPNMKEVLAMLIKITTSSRGNSLSRNE from the exons ATGATGACAGAGGACGAAACCGATTCATGGAGAGTTTGTTTGATCATGGTCCTGCTCTTGATTATCACAG GAACAGCAGTAGTTGCAGGAGATTCTCTGGACACGGACAGAGATGTCCTGATGAATCTGAAAACATTCCTTGAACAAGGAAACCAGGTGAACAGAGGAAGATACTCACAATGGAACAAGTTTGGCTCCAATCCCTGCAACTGGGATGGAGTATTTTGCTCACTTGATGGAACAAGAGTCACTGGTCTTGACCTTACTGACAATAACATCTCCGGGAAGATTTTCAGCAACTTCTCCGCCTTGACACAGCTCTCCCACCTCGATCTCTCGAAGAACACTCTCTATGGTTCTATACCAGATGACTTCACTACATGCCACAACCTTGTTTACCTCAATTTGTCACATAATATTCTTGAAGGGGAACTCAACTTGACTGGGTTGTATAGTTTGGAGGTTCTTGATTTGTCTGTCAATAGGATTGGAGGCGATATCGGGTTGAGCTTTCCAGCGATTTGCAGCAGATTGATCGTCGCCAACATTTCGAACAACAATCTGAATGGGAGTATCAGTAATGGTACATTTGATGGGTGCTTGAATTTGCAGTATCTTGATATTAGCTCCAACAGCTTAAGTGGGGGCTTGTGGAATGGATTTGCAAGGCTGAAGGAGCTTTCAGTTGCAGAAAATCATCAGCTTGGGGGAGAGATCTCAGACTTGTTTTTTTCTGTTGATACTTGCAATCTTGAAGTTCTGGACTTATCGGAGAATAGCTTCGTTGGTAGCGTGCCAGGGTCGATATCCAATTGTCGTAACCTGGTGATATTGAATCTGTCTCGAAACAAGTTCACCGGACAAATTCCATCTCAGCTTGGTTCTGTTACTAGTCTTGAAGCTTTGTTCTTGGGAAGCAACAATTTCTCAAGAGATTTACCCGAGTCGCTTCTTAACTTGACCAAGTTAACATTCTTGGATTTGAGCAACAACACATATGGAGGAGATATACAGGACATTATAGGTAGATTCACCAATGTGAAGTTTCTTGTGCTTAATGGGAATTCATACACCGGTGGAATAGACTCTTCAGGTATTCTTAAGCTGCCGAATGTTTCTCGATTAGACCTCAGCTATAACAATTTCTCAGGTTCATTACCTGTTGAATTCTCTCAAATGTTGAGTTTGAAGTTCTTGATTCTTGCTTACAATCAATTCAATGCTACCATTCCTTCCGAATTCGGAAACTTGCAGAACCTCCAAGCTCTCGATCTGTCCTTCAATAGACTAAGTGGATTCATTCCATCCTCACTTGGAAAACTGGACTCTCTTCTCTGGTTGATGCTCGCGGACAACTTACTCACAGGCAATATTCCGCGAGAACTGGGAAACTGCAGCAGTCTGCTATGGCTAAACCTTTCAAATAATAAGCTGTCAGGAACTATCCCTCCTGAACTGATGAATATCGGAAGAAACGCCACGGCAACATTCATGTCCAACAGACAAGATGACAAAATGATTTTAGGTGGCAGTGATTGTTTAGAAATGACAAGGTGGATTCCGGCAGACTACCCTCCATTCAGTTTTGTGTACACCATACTCACAACTAAGAAGTGCAGGAGCCTTTGGGATCAGTTGCTCAAAGGTACTGGTATTTTCCCAGTGTGTGCTCCAGAGTCATCTGTCCGGACATTTGAAATCTCTGGTTATCTTCTTTTAAGTGGGAATAGATTGTCCGGAAAGGTCCCGGTAGAACTAGGTAACCTGAAAAACTTTAGTATGCTGCACTTGGGTTTCAATGAAATGTATGGGGAGATTCCTCCAGAGATTGCACAGGTGAGACTTGTGGTATTTAATGTAACCCAAAACAAGTTTTCCGGCGAAATTCCGACTGAACTAGGAACTCTAAAGTGCTTACTGAATCTTGATTTGTCTTACAACAACTTCTCCGGCGCATTCCCTGCGAGCTTGAACAACCTGACTGATCTAAGCAAGTTCAACGTCTCATACAATCCATTGATTTCTGGTGTAATCCCAACAACTGGTCAATTAGCTACTTTTGAAAAGGAATCCTACCTTGGTGATCCATTCTTGGTCCTCCCTGAATTTATCAGGAATTCCACCAACAACACAACCGGAAAGACAAAATCCGGTGGAAGAGATGGAAAGCATACGATGTGGACGTCATTTTTGGTGTCATTGACATTAACTTTTATTTTCTTAACATTTGGAGTTCTGGCAATCATAGGCTTCATGTATGTGAAAAGCCCCGCAGAAACAGCAGGATATCTATTAGAGGAAGCTAAGTACTCACAAGCGTTTGCAGCCAGTTCTTCAGGGTCGTCGCCATGGTTGTCAGATGCGGTGAAGGTCATCCGTCTGGACAAAACTGCATTCACTCATGCAGACATTTTGAAGGCTACTGGTAATTTCTCCCACAGCAGAGTGATAGGCAGGGGAGGATCCGGCACAGTCTACCGTGGAGTACTGCCTGATGGCAGAGAAGTGGCAGTGAAGAAACTACAGAGGGAAGGAACAGAGGGCGAAAAGGAATTCCGAGCAGAAATGGAAGTCCTTAGTGGAAAAGGCTTTGGCTGGCCACACCCAAATCTTGTAACTCTATATGGGTGGTGTCTTGATGGTTCAGAGAAAATATTAGTGTATGAGTACATGGAAGGTGGGAGCTTGGAGGATCTTGTACCAGACAGATTAAGGCTAACATGGAAAAGGCGTATCGATATAGTAATCGACGTTGCAAAAGCACTTGTATTTCTTCATCATGAGTGCTATCCTGCAATTGTGCACCGCGACGTGAAGGCGAACAATGTGTTACTCGATGAGGACGGAAAGGCAAGAGTAACAGATTTCGGCCTGGCCAGAGTTGTTGGAGCTGGAAATAGCCATGTGAGTACAATGGTGGCTGGTACAGTTGGATATGTAGCACCAGAATATGGACAAACATGGAAGGCTACGACGAAAGGTGACGTGTACAGCTACGGAGTATTGGTGATGGAACTGGCGACGGGAAGACGAGCAGTGGATGGGGCAGAGGAGTGTCTGGTGGAATGGGGTAGAAGAGTGATGGGATACGGACACGGGCAAAGAACAATGATTCCTGTGGTCGTTTTGGGTTCGGGATTGGCTGAAGGTGCAGAGGAGATGTGTGAGCTGCTGAGGATTGGAGTAAGGTGCACTGCAGAGGCACCACAGGCCAGACCAAACATGAAGGAGGTTCTAGCTATGCTGATCAAGATAACGACTAGTTCCAGAGGGAACTCTCTCTCAAGAAACGAGTAA
- the LOC119986522 gene encoding zinc finger protein 346-like, whose amino-acid sequence MSNQCAYPEFITKGMADESRKYIMSPELAIQRELAYRRKVAELLQDANFGKNLMPLQEASSSSRPCPTPSTSTMRNLSAGPRFSELKQQTQRIGIEQGQQFRAEQVLQNKAGNLFCKICQVYCMDSYNYEQHVNGKKHEAKLGELLLNSKDDGEVNPANQQLWCDVCRVPCMNSYSYEQHVNGKKHQNNLQASRI is encoded by the exons ATGAGTAATCAGTGCGCATACCCA GAATTTATTACCAAGGGAATGGCTGATGAAAGTAGAAAGTATATAATGTCCCCAGAGCTTGCTATTCAAAGAGAGCTGGCATATCGGAGAAAGGTTGCTGAGTTGCTACAAGATGCCAACTTTGGGAAAAACCTCATGCCGTTGCAG GAAGCATCATCAAGTTCACGACCATGTCCAACTCCAAGCACAAGTACAATGCGAAATTTAAGTGCAGGTCCTAGGTTTTCAGAACTGAAGCAACAAACTCAAAGAATTGGCATTGAGCAGGGGCAGCAATTCCGTGCCGAACAGGTGCTTCAAAACAAAGCAGGTAATTTATTTTGCAAGATTTGCCAGGTCTACTGCATGGATTCATATAACTATGAGCAGCATGTCAATGGTAAGAAACATGAAGCCAAACTTGGAGAGTTATTACTCAATAGTAAAGATGATGGTGAGGTTAACCCAGCAAACCAGCAACTATGGTGCGATGTCTGTCGAGTGCCCTGCATGAATTCCTACTCTTATGAGCAGCATGTGAATGGTAAGAAACATCAGAACAATCTACAAGCTTCAAGAATTTGA
- the LOC119986701 gene encoding uncharacterized protein LOC119986701, with amino-acid sequence MRIMWTFAARATRKTIGIKNGPVRSNQSSSDCSDDDFSVNNSREEGLECPICWESFNIMENVPYVLWCGHTMCKNCILGLQRALVRLPTLPIQIPFFICCPWCNLLSLRLVYKGNLRFPSKNFFLLWMLESMNGNRSKSCHSCHEDKQSVSSPSRNLTKENKSSPRNNRRDPCTHQVHQTESRQNVVLRIISFFNISSLCLSFRNSLIFFVHLTAKFPLMLVFLLIVLYAIPASAVVLALYIIITLIFAIPSFLVLYFAVPSLDWLVREMVT; translated from the coding sequence ATGCGCATCATGTGGACTTTTGCTGCTAGAGCAACCCGTAAAACAATCGGCATCAAGAATGGCCCTGTAAGGTCAAATCAAAGTTCTTCAGACTGCTCTGATGATGACTTTTCTGTAAACAACAGCAGAGAGGAGGGATTGGAATGCCCAATATGTTGGGAATCATTCAATATTATGGAGAATGTGCCTTATGTGTTATGGTGTGGCCACACTATGTGTAAGAATTGCATCCTGGGGCTGCAGCGTGCTTTGGTCAGACTCCCAACACTGCCAATCCAGATTCCATTCTTTATTTGTTGTCCCTGGTGTAATCTATTATCTCTCAGGCTGGTTTACAAGGGGAATCTCAGGTTTCCGAGCAAAAACTTCTTTCTCCTATGGATGTTGGAGAGCATGAATGGGAATAGGTCGAAGTCATGCCACTCCTGCCACGAGGATAAGCAGTCGGTTTCTTCTCCCAGCAGAAATTtaaccaaagaaaataaatctagCCCCCGGAACAATAGGAGGGATCCATGCACTCATCAAGTACATCAGACTGAGTCCCGCCAAAATGTAGTCCTCCGCATCATTAgcttctttaatatttcaagtCTTTGCTTATCATTCCGTAActccttgattttctttgttcACTTGACGGCCAAGTTCCCACTGATGCTCGTATTCCTTCTTATCGTCTTGTATGCAATACCTGCAAGTGCTGTCGTCTTGGCTCTATACATTATCATCACACTTATCTTCGCCATCCCATCTTTTCTGGTGCTGTACTTTGCTGTCCCCAGTTTGGACTGGTTGGTAAGAGAAATGGTCACTTGA
- the LOC119986759 gene encoding flavin-containing monooxygenase FMO GS-OX-like 9, which translates to MVLERSELKKKVCVIGAGPSGLVAARELRKEGHVVVVMEQNHDVGGQWLYEPSVEGEDPLGNNKFLKVHSSIYASLRLTSPREIMGFTDFPFLVKKGRDMRRFPGHKELWFYLRDFCDWFGLRELIRFNTRVEYVGMVDSRDSCGDFKWVVRSKLKDDSEVVEEVFDAVVVASGHYSQPRLPTIRGMDSWKRKQMHSHIYRVPEPFRKEVVVIIGNSLSGQDISMELVEVAKEVHLSAKSLGISQGLSKVISKHDNLHLHPQVESLREDGRVVFVDGSWVIADTILYCTGYSYGFPFLDTKGIVVIDDDRVGPLYEHTFPPSLAPSLSFVGIPKKIIGFPFFESQAKWIAQLLSGKTTLPSWEEMMQSIKQFYQSRDDSHVPKHNTHDIADFEYCDMYADHIGFPHLEEWRKELCISALVNADANLESYRDSYDDQQLLQEALQSPHFTQPIM; encoded by the exons ATGGTATTAGAGCGGAGCGAATTGAAGAAGAAGGTGTGCGTGATCGGAGCCGGACCGTCGGGACTAGTAGCGGCAAGGGAGCTGAGGAAGGAAGGTCATGTGGTGGTGGTTATGGAGCAAAACCATGATGTGGGTGGACAATGGTTATATGAGCCTAGTGTGGAAGGGGAGGACCCATTGGGGAATAACAAGTTTCTAAAGGTGCATAGTAGTATTTATGCCTCTTTGAGGCTAACATCGCCAAGGGAGATAATGGGATTCACTGATTTCCCATTTTTGGTCAAGAAAGGTAGGGATATGAGGAGGTTTCCAGGCCACAAGGAGTTGTGGTTTTACCTTAGGGATTTTTGTGATTGGTTTGGGTTGAGGGAGTTGATTAGGTTTAACACTAGGGTTGAGTATGTGGGTATGGTGGATTCTAGGGATTCTTGTGGAGATTTCAAATGGGTTGTTAGAAGTAAGTTGAAGGATGATAGTGAGGTGGTGGAAGAGGTGTTTGATGCTGTGGTTGTGGCCTCTGGTCATTATTCTCAACCCAGATTGCCCACAATTAGAG GAATGGATTCATGGAAGAGGAAGCAAATGCACAGTCATATTTACAGGGTTCCAGAGCCATTTCGCAAagag GTAGTTGTGATAATTGGGAATTCACTAAGTGGACAAGATATATCCATGGAGCTTGTGGAAGTGGCAAAGGAAGTACATCTTAGTGCCAAATCCCTTGGCATCTCTCAAGGTTTATCTAAAGTCATTTCCAAACATGACAACTTGCATCTTCATCCTCAG GTAGAGTCTCTCCGAGAAGATGGACGGGTTGTTTTCGTTGATGGATCATGGGTTATTGCAGACACAATATTGTATTGCACAGG GTATTCGTATGGCTTCCCATTCCTTGACACCAAAGGAATAGTCGTTATTGATGATGACAGAGTGGGACCTTTGTATGAACACACCTTCCCTCCATCACTAGCTCCCTCTCTATCTTTTGTTGGCATACCCAAAAAG ATCATAGGGTTCCCTTTCTTTGAATCACAAGCAAAATGGATTGCTCAACTGCTGTCTGGGAAGACAACATTGCCATCATGGGAGGAAATGATGCAATCCATCAAGCAATTTTACCAATCTAGGGATGATTCTCATGTTCCCAAGCACAATACTCACGATATTGCAGATTTCGAG taTTGTGATATGTACGCAGACCATATAGGATTCCCACACTTGGAGGAATGGAGGAAAGAACTATGCATATCAGCCCTGGTGAATGCAGATGCCAACTTGGAGAGCTATCGCGATTCATATGATGATCAACAATTGCTTCAAGAAGCTCTTCAAAGCCCACATTTTACTCAACCAATcatgtaa
- the LOC119987546 gene encoding dCTP pyrophosphatase 1-like → MENPKNCSRTGKDVSLQELKERLAEFAQVRRWDQHHSPRNLLLALVGEVGELSEIFQWKGEVEKGLPNWSCEDKEHLEEELSDVLLYLVRLADVCGLDLGQAALSKIIKNSKKYPVN, encoded by the exons ATGGAGAATCCTAAGAATTGTTCAAGAACAGGCAAAGATGTTTCTCTTCAAGAACTAAAGGAACGACTTGCTGAGTTTGCTCAAGTTAGAAGATGGGATCAACACCACAGTCCCAGGAATCTTCTTCTAGCACTG GTGGGAGAGGTAGGGGAGCTATCAGAGATTTTTCAGTGGAAAGGAGAGGTTGAAAAAGGTTTACCAAACTGGAGTTGTGAAGATAAGGAGCATTTAGAGGAAGAGCTATCTGATGTTCTGCTATACCTTGTTCGTCTCGCGGACGTTTGTGGGTTGGATCTTGGACAAGCTGCACTCTCTAAGATAATCAAAAACTCTAAAAAATACCCAGTTAACTAA